One window from the genome of Leptospira broomii serovar Hurstbridge str. 5399 encodes:
- a CDS encoding LIC10421/LIC12816 family protein, translating to MKVNKIISLLLVAGFLAGSSIFAVSQDTEDRLLEQALVSAAVTKEQKIAVGTYLKALAQQKSERAEELRALAKRSTGGKFLASNAQSAKFLKQAAALEREAQKTQEFLNNL from the coding sequence ATGAAAGTTAACAAAATCATTTCTCTACTTCTGGTCGCTGGATTTTTAGCTGGCTCTTCTATCTTCGCGGTTTCGCAAGACACCGAGGATCGTCTATTGGAGCAAGCCTTGGTTTCGGCTGCCGTAACTAAAGAACAAAAAATTGCTGTTGGGACATACCTGAAAGCGCTTGCTCAGCAAAAGTCTGAGCGTGCCGAAGAGTTAAGAGCTCTTGCAAAACGTTCTACCGGCGGAAAATTTCTAGCTAGCAATGCTCAATCGGCAAAATTTCTGAAACAAGCAGCAGCTTTGGAAAGAGAAGCTCAAAAGACTCAAGAATTCTTGAACAATCTTTAA
- a CDS encoding helix-turn-helix transcriptional regulator produces MKEEELDNDLELGIEPREMNPTESRLLTLLFNFFQFQDGLTLSSLKEIMGEFYDNENKDSDRRKLSRDIEELENLGFHIRYYPQKNTKDFVYILETDPSAKSLKFSPDELREISAILLEAYSQSPRYELYSAAQKIFAGELGAFPDLKEDPKDISDELGEVAFSILEALKNRSPLRLKYYKTFPEESYSLEVDPIRLLRKGGEDYYLLAYDRSEKVKKRLILPKILEAEILQGDVLFQKKGTHRETWEDQVVHAGLFPVHEPKSVIWICRSDALFKAKLFLAGIPYSESGQTLRFESTNLDGLLPFLWKEGSSLEEIQPKELEDLFQKSVYLLLEEYRSLEK; encoded by the coding sequence ATGAAAGAAGAAGAACTTGATAACGATCTCGAGCTTGGAATCGAACCCCGGGAAATGAATCCTACGGAGTCTCGTCTTCTGACTTTGCTTTTTAATTTCTTTCAATTTCAAGATGGGTTAACCCTTTCGTCCTTAAAAGAGATCATGGGAGAATTCTACGATAACGAAAACAAGGACTCGGACCGGAGAAAGCTTTCTCGCGATATAGAGGAGTTGGAAAATCTAGGTTTTCACATTCGTTATTACCCTCAGAAGAATACGAAAGACTTCGTTTACATTTTGGAAACGGATCCGTCGGCGAAGTCGCTTAAATTTTCACCCGACGAACTCAGGGAAATTTCCGCCATTCTGCTGGAAGCGTATTCACAATCGCCTCGTTATGAATTATATTCCGCCGCGCAGAAAATCTTTGCTGGTGAATTAGGTGCTTTTCCGGATTTAAAAGAAGATCCCAAAGATATTTCGGATGAATTAGGAGAGGTCGCATTTTCCATTCTGGAAGCGCTTAAAAACCGAAGTCCGTTAAGATTGAAATATTATAAAACCTTTCCGGAAGAATCCTATTCCTTGGAAGTGGATCCGATTCGTTTATTGAGAAAAGGAGGAGAGGACTACTATCTCCTGGCCTATGATCGATCCGAAAAGGTTAAGAAGCGTTTGATCCTTCCTAAGATTTTGGAAGCCGAGATTCTTCAGGGTGACGTACTCTTTCAAAAAAAAGGAACTCATCGCGAAACCTGGGAGGATCAGGTCGTGCATGCAGGTTTGTTTCCGGTGCATGAGCCGAAGTCGGTAATCTGGATCTGCAGATCGGATGCGCTTTTTAAGGCGAAACTTTTTCTCGCCGGAATTCCGTATAGCGAAAGCGGACAAACTTTGCGCTTTGAATCTACCAATCTAGACGGTCTACTCCCCTTCCTTTGGAAAGAAGGGAGCAGCCTTGAGGAAATTCAACCGAAGGAATTGGAGGATTTATTTCAGAAATCCGTATATCTTTTATTAGAAGAATATAGGTCCCTCGAGAAATAA
- a CDS encoding VOC family protein, which translates to MRYLHAMIRVLDLDAALDFFCDKLGLKETRRSEHPEGKFTLVFLSEGSPNAPEIELTYNWDQKERYTFGRNFGHLAFEVENIYQVCERLQSKGVIINRPPRDGRMAFVRSPDLISIELLQRGKSLEPSEPWKSMQNTGEW; encoded by the coding sequence ATGCGTTATTTACATGCGATGATTCGCGTTTTGGATTTAGATGCGGCGTTGGACTTCTTCTGCGACAAGTTAGGATTGAAAGAAACTAGGCGAAGTGAGCATCCGGAAGGAAAATTCACTCTCGTATTCTTATCGGAAGGATCGCCTAACGCACCCGAGATCGAACTAACCTATAACTGGGATCAAAAAGAGCGATATACCTTTGGAAGGAATTTCGGCCACTTAGCCTTCGAAGTGGAAAATATATATCAAGTATGCGAGCGGTTGCAATCGAAAGGTGTCATCATCAATCGTCCACCCCGGGACGGTCGAATGGCTTTCGTTCGTTCTCCCGATTTGATTTCTATCGAATTATTGCAAAGAGGAAAGTCTCTGGAACCTTCGGAGCCTTGGAAGAGTATGCAGAATACCGGAGAGTGGTAG